Below is a genomic region from Balaenoptera ricei isolate mBalRic1 chromosome 3, mBalRic1.hap2, whole genome shotgun sequence.
CAAACCTTCCCGAACAGGAAAGGCCCAGGCCTGGCGCCCAGAGGACGAGGCCTCAGTTGGGGGTCTCGGGggaccccatccccaccccccaggcgATTTCCGGGGGAGCCGCGACCCGGAAATGAATGAGTTGTCAGGGCCTGGAAACCTAGATAGGGTCAGGGGTCGGAGATGGAGCCAGGACGGGGTCAGCAAGAAGCTCACAGCAGGGTCCGGGGGGGTCGAAGGTGACAGGTCAGagagaggggcggggccgggcccgAGGGGGCCGGCTAGGGCGGTGAGGGGCCTCGGGGGTTACTGGAGGTGGGTGGGCCCGCGGCGCCATTTTGTCGAGCGGAGGGGGAGTACGGCCCTGGCGGCCACCCTCACCATCTTCTGTTTCCTCCGTCGCCGCCTCAGCCACCGcctcagccgccgccgccgccaccgccaccaCAGCCGCCTCCTTAGCAGCCGCCGCACAGTAACTTCTAGCCACGGCACAGCCCACACTGCTGGTGCGGCCGCCCTTCAGTCGTTGGTCCGCCCTCTGGCCCTGCCTCCAAGTTATGCGGTCTTTGCGCATTCCCATTGGCCAGATCCGGCTAAGTCACGCGCCCATTGGTCGCCACGCCGCCTCCCTTCGTGGTCAAGTTCAGTTGAGAGAGCAAAACCCCGCCCGGGACTTGCAAGTGAAGAGCAGCGAAATCCGGAAGTGGGCGGAGGCCGCGCCCCCAAAGCCCCTTGGGATTTGTAGTCTGCAACACCCGGAGGTCCCACCGGTCTCTCTAGCGTTTGCTACGCTTTTTCATATGGTGGCTCATGGGGTTCTCACAGCAGCCTCAGAAGGATAGGGACCCACCGTTAcactcccagcctcctccctggggTCCCAACCTTAGGTTTCGGCATATCTAAACTGCTCCCACACTAGCCGCTTGATATCTTTAAGCTGACAGAGCATTTTTGAAACACTTCCCTTGGCTCCCCAGTATCCCAAGGATCCAGTCCCGCCTCCTCGGTCCCAAATTCTGGGCCCTTCTGGCCTCCTTCGTCCACCTTTTATCCTGACCCGTCCAATCCCTCCTCCCTTTGGGCCCTCCCAGACCCTGCCACCTTCTCTTAAGAAGCCTTCCCCGACTGCGTTCTACCCAGGGCAAAGTCCAGTGCCTCCTTTGGGCTCCACGGTCCTCACAATCATCCTCCCAGCCCTGACTCCACTGTGTCCAAACTGCCTGGGTACGAATCAAGCCAccgcccccaccaccaccaccaccaccaccagcctgACAGCCTGGAGAGAACAAGAACTTATTGAGGAAGTACCCAATAAGTTACTAAGTGGAAGCTACTAAGTATTATTACACCAACATCACAGCAAAGGAGAAATGAACATCTCATTTTAAGGATGGATccgctttatttattttttttggccgcgcagcaAGCAGGATCCTAattcctcaaccagggatggaacctgcgccccttgcagtggaaacgtggagtcataaccactggactgccagggaagtcccattttatTGGAACCAAATGAACCTCAGAGAGCTAAgatcttgctcaaggtcacagagcctgtCCCCAAGGGGCAAGTAGAGGATTCAAACCCCTCCCACCTCTCCACAAGCCTTCCTAGAACTGTGAGAATTGACATTTTATAATAAGACAAGTGAAAATTTGAacatttattagatttttaatgacatgaagaaattttttttttttttttttttagctgtgaaAAGCTTTGTGAATATGTATTAAAGGGCCCTTATCTTAGAGAAGTGagttctgaaatatttacagaagaaatAACCTGATGCCCGAGATTTGCACCTCAGGAGAGGGCAGGATAGGTTGTGGGTAGAGCTGTGTACTGGGTTACAAGGGCGTTCACTGTACCATTCTGTGGACTGATGCACATGTTCGAAATTCTTCCTAATTCAAAAGCGTAAAAAGGCATTTGGCAAGGTCTGACTTCCCACTCCCTCTTCCAGTCTAATCCCACAATTCTTCCCCTGGGCCAACCCCGAAATCTGAGGATTCATGTCCGTCCGAGTCCCAGTCGTCAGCGAGGAAAAATGCtttaatggggggggggggggggtccagcCGGCAGCGTCGCGCTGCTCAGTGGCTCAACGACTTTCGACCCTTGTGCATGCGGCGAAGAATGACCTGGACGCCGTTTGGCTTGCTCAAGCGCCGGACCCAACCATGCTTGTTCTTGCGCTTGATGTTGCTCGGCTGATACTCGTTCCCGCGCGCCTTGCCCCGGGTCTGCTGCACGGCGGGGAGTCCCCAGGCGTCGGGGAGCCCCAGCCAGGCCCGGGGCTGGAGCCACCTGCCGGGGAAGGTTAGAGGGGGCGCTGTGTGACTTCTGCGTGGCGCCCAACCTCTCCGAGCTTGGGCTTCCCGACCAATGCCGGAGGGAGCCTGGCAGCAAAAGGCGCTCGAGGAGTTTGCAAGGCACTGGAAGGTCATGTGGTTGGTAAACAGCTGGGGCCAGCCCCCGACGCCGCCCTTACTCCCAGATTTGGGAAGGGGTCCCCCTGAGGACTCACCTGCCACCCCAAAGCGCCGCTGACCTACTGACTGGCCCCAACAGGCGACCCACCGATCTGCTCGAGAAAGCCATGTCCGCGCCGGCACGCCGTCCGGTGGCAGCTATTCCAAAGCCCACAGGTTCCGCAGCTGCGGAACGAGGACTTCTGGGAAATGCAGTTTCTTCTAGGCGGAGCCCTCATTGCCGCGGGAGTTGTAGTTCTACGTAGGCGCACCGCATCTTAGGCGTGAGCGTAAATGACCACAGGAGAGTGTAGTTCTTCTTGTGGACCAGCAGGTGACAGGCGAACGGCGCCTCCTCTGCATGCGCGTGCGTACAAGACATTATGTCCCTGGGTCTGCTGGGAGTTGTAGTTCCTTCTCCTGTAGAGCTACAGAGGGTACCCTGGGGTGACGGCGGCGCAGCTGGTGGCAGCCTCAGGAAACGGCTGGTTGAATTTCCCACCCCCAGCAGGAGCCACGCAGACGGCACACGGCTGGAAGCTTTCCTTTAGCCCCAGCCAAGTCTCCACCCCTTGGCGGGGAGCCCAGGAGGTCTGAGTTGGTGTTGGCTGGATGTCCTTGGGGTGGTCATTCAGTTTCTCAATCTGCAGAACTAAACGGTTGCAGGCTTGCCCTTGGCGGTGCCCCCGTTCAGGCCCTACTTTTCTAATACTCATATCTGAGCCCTTTCCCTTCTTACACACCCTCTACGGCTCCCCATTGCCCCAGGGAAAATATCTGGCAGGCATTTGAAGCCCGCtctcgccacacacacacacacaccctaaacTTCAGCTACAACCTCTTCTGCCTGGTGCTCCcctattcatctttttaaaatgctcctCAGATACTCTCCTTTCCCCCAGTCCTATCCCTCCCTCTGGCCCAACACTGCCCCCACACAGCTCTCCCCAGACTCTCCCTGAAGCCCAGGGCGCCCTCAAGGGCCAGGCTTGCAGCTGAGTCCCTGCAGGCACCCCAGCATCtcccagcctggggagggggaggggagtttTTTCTGCATTAATAAACTGTAGTCTCCCAGGAGCACCCTGAGTGGGCAAGAGTGGGTGGCTGGACCTAATCCAGCTCTGGCAGCAAATTCCAGGGGATAGGAGTGGGGAAGGGATGATTAACCCCTTGTCCTCTGAAGCCCATCCTACCTGCGCCATCATTTAGCAAACCACTACAATACTACAGCAGTACAATAATAATGCCAATAATGTATGGAGCACTTTCCCTGCTGAGCAAACTCATGAGGAAATTAATTCCATAGAGAAATAAATGGAGTCTcagggaagggacttgcccaaggtcacatatcaGCAAAGGGCAGAGGCTGGCTTTGAACCGTGGGCTTTCTGGCTCCGGCTGGGACCAGGGTCACCAGTTAAATTGGCCTATCTGTGAAACTCCAATTCCTTAATTACCCATAGCTCCAAGATATCTGTTTAATGGTTTAACGAACTTAACAATTTTCAGAACTTGGAATCACACAGCCGTGGTTCCAAGTCCCATCTCTGCCCCCCAGCTTGCCTTGTGACCTTGTGCCatttatgagcctcagtttccccacctgaaaTTGCAAAGATCTGGGAGACTGTAGAACGGAAAGGTCAGCAGAGAGAGAGGGGCATGGGGGCTCCGTttggaggggacagggcagttCGGAGGCAGGGGCTAGCCGAGGAGATCCTCTTTGCAGACAGGAGGGGCCCGGAAGACCTCAGGTTGCGACCCCTTCTCGGCGGTTAACCAGGCccaatccctccctccacctccgtAAGCCTTGAGGGAGGCGGGGCCGTTGCCACAAGAGCCCGCCCTGATCCCGGAGTTGCCGCCTCTGATTGGCAGTCTAAGTAGGCCAGGTCATTATGCAGCTGCGATTGGCCGAGGCTCCAGTCAGTCGGCGCGCggtcccgcccccccccccaccccccccgccacGGGGAGACACTTAAAGGGCTGTCTCGCTAGGCGGTAGCGGGATGTGCCCGCACTGACCGCCCTGGGTCCGCGCCCGCCCCGACCCCGCGCCACCATGTAAACGGCGCCCGCAGGCGGACGCCGGCTTCTCCGCCCGGGACCCCTTTGCCCTGCCCCGGGCCCCAGGGCCCTCGATGAGGTGAGCAGGGACCGGGCCGTGGGAAGGGGACACTGAGGCCCCTGGGTCTTTCACTTTGGAGGGGGGGGTGTCCACAAAGCCCTTAGGAAGCCGCGGAGCCCCAGTGGCCTCGACCCCGCCGCAGGGTTGACGGGCACCCAGGAGGCGGGGGCCTGGCTCTGTGGAGGGGGTCTGGCGTGGCGCATCTGCGCCCCCTTTGGCAATCCTGGGTTGGAACCCCGCCGGAGGTGGGGGGCGCGGCCTGCTCCCCTTTCCTCAGCAAGTACGGGCCACTGCAGGCCGGGTGTTCGGCGTTCATTATCCCCGCGGAGCCCAGGATGGGGACGGGGAGGGCTTGGTCCCATCACCAGGGCCTAAACAATGGGGGTGCGCTGCGCGGGTATCCCCCTCGAGTTATGTAACTGCCTGCAGTTGCCATGGACACGGAGTGGGGGCCGTGGCCCAGGGACCGGGATGGAGGCCTGGAGGCCCCCAGCCAGGGCTTTACCTTCTCCATCCTCATCTCCACCACTGGGGGCTGTGTGCCAGATTCCCCAGAACCCAAGGTACTGAGCAGTGGGGACAGAGCACCTTCTTCCCAGAGTGTCTGAGCCTCAGCTTGTAGGTCTGTGAAACAGACCCATTGCACCCATGGTCTTGGGGAGTTGGGCAAGGGCTTCTGGAGCTCAGTCCTGAAACCCCTCTCCCAGGGTCTCACCTTTCAGAAGCCAGGTTTAGAGGCCTGGAATGGGGGCTCATTGGGATCTGCACCTTTTTAGATGCCTTTGGAGCCCTCAGGATATGCTGGTTTAGTGAAAGTGAATTAAGGAAAcagtgcatgaatgaatgagtggacgaatgaatgaatgggtttaGGAAGGCATAACTGCTATAAACCTGAGCTGGAGGGTTCTCAAGGATGGGCCACATTTGCCACAATGTCCCCTCCTCCGGGAAGCCACCCCCAATGAATGCCTCTTGGTGTCAGCCACGACCTTCTCTCTAGGATAGACTAGGCTGGCCCAGAAGGGTGGCCGAACGCCACACAGGCACTGACCAGACAAAACATCTCAGTGCGTGGCTGGTTCTGGCCACCCCCAAACTGGAGCCTAGATGGGGCCTCGCAGTGCAACTCACCTGACCCAGGTGTGGGGAGTGGGTGCTATGGGAGTGGAAGGCTCCCTGTTTAGATGGCCTCTGACCTGGCTGTCACGACCCCACTCACAGGACACACCATGCTGACCGGGGTGACCGATGGGATCTTTTGCTGCCTGCTGGGCGCGCCACCCAATGCTGTGGGGCCGCTGGAGAGTGTGGAGTCCAGTGATGGCTACACCTTTGTGGAGGTCAAGCCTGGCCGCGTGCTGCGGGTGAAGCATGCTGGACCCGCtccgctccccaccccacctccaccactgTCAGACGCCGCCCAGGGGGACCAATCTGGCTTGGTCCACTGCCAGCGCAGAATCACCGTGTACCGCAACGGGCGGTTACTGGTGGAGAACCTGGGCCGGGCACCACGAGCTGACCTCCTGCACGGGCAGAACGGCTCTGGGGAGCCACCAGCCGCCCTCGAGGTAGAGCTGGCTGACCCAGCGGGCAGCGATAGCCGCTCGGGCCCAGGCAGTGCTGGGAGTGGCAGTGGCGGACGACGGCGGCGAGCCCGACGCCCCAAGCGGACCATCCACATTGACTGTGAGAAGCGCATCACCAGCTGCAAGGGCGCCCAGGCCGATGTGGTGCTCTTTTTCATCCACGGTGTCGGCGGTTCCCTGGCCATCTGGAAGGAACAGCTGGACTTCTTTGTGCGCCTGGGCTACGAGGTGGTGGCGCCCGACCTGGCTGGCCACGGGGCCAGCTCAGCGCCCCAGGTGGCCGCCGCCTACACCTTCTATGCACTGGCAGAGGACATGCGTGCCATCTTCAAGCGCTATGCCAAGAAGCGAAACGTGCTCATTGGGCATTCTTACGGGTGAGCCAACactggggtggggatgagggtgaggggtggggacTGGCAGGAACTGGACACCCACTCACAAAATACTGATTTCCCTTCTTGAAAAATCCCACTAACATCTGCAACAAAACAGGGATTCCTGCCACCAATGCTATTGTTTCACATTGTTTTAAAGCAGTATCTCAATCCCtgaactattgacattttgggtcaGGTAATTCTTTTCTGTGAGGGGCTTtcttgtgcactgtaggatgtttagcaacgtCTCTGTCCTCTACCGATTAGATGCCACTAGCACAATGGTCTAGTGATGatcatgacaatcaaaaatgccTTCAGATAGTGCCAAAGGTCCTCTGGTAGGCAGAATCACCCCTAGCTGAGAACCATTGTCTTCAACTAAGTTCAAAAATTGGTTGCTCTGGAGACCCCAAGGGCTCCAAGGAAAGACTAATTGGAATCCCATAATTTTTGTTTACAAGGGCACAGGTTGCTATAATTCACACTTCCTTACAGGGGTGACAGATAATACCACCTATCATTTAGATGAGAGCCCACGCCATGGAAGGCTCTGGGCCTGGGTGCCTGATCACTGCCAAGTGGTACCATTCTGTCCTTTACCCAGGAGGAAAGGCAGGATCTGATCAGCCagccaggttgagaaccactgttgtaGCAGTTGTAGCCCATGCaactagacaagaaaaagaaatgttacatAAGTTTCCAAAAGAAAGGAAGCCAGACTGGGAAGTAGCATAGCTCCTATTTGCTTATATGAAAACATACCTCAAAGTGGATGCTTATGCTAAATGATTCCTCCAATTAAATGAGCACCCACCTGTGGAAATTCCTGTGACCCCATAACAATGCTATGAGGTCAGCACAGTTACTATGTCACAAATGTGGAGATggtagctcagagaggttaagcagtttgcccaagggcacacagtgaGTCACTGGGACAGTCAAGTCCACCTGACTCCTGCTTGTATCCTGTCCCTCTTttcaacaagtgttggcaaactttttcttaaagcgccaaatagtaaatattttaggtttgcaGGCCATAATGGTTGATCTCTGTTGAAACTTCACATGTCTACTGTTGTAGAAAGAAAGCAGACATAATTGTAAACAAATGGGCGTGGTTTTAttctaataaatctttatttataaaatattttacacatttacAAGATTTACAATCTTACAAAACTTAagtttacaaaaacaagcagctagcccacaggccatagtttgcaaAAAACACTCTGCTTTAGGGGGAATGAGGAGAGGTACCTGCACCCTTCCACCTTGCATAAGGCAGGCAGATGTGCCACACCCAGGGGCCAATGAGAGAAGATCCTTAAAGGGAAGGGAtacgctggaaacagggaccttcTCTGAGAAGCCAAAGGGTTTGTTTAATCAAATAGCTTTCCTAACACTTGGCAATAAGTAATTCTTACTCCTTTGGGGGTTATGATGACTTTGAGGATCTGATAAAAGTTCTGTATTTGGATCctttctccaaaagaaaaaaaatccaccctcaacacacacacacacacacacacacacacacacacacacacacagtctcacaATTTCAGGGCATTTGAGATGCCCCACCCATCCCTCACCCCCATTTGGTGTCCATGGACCCCAGGGGAAGAATCTTGGCCTTCAAGGATATGCCTCTGGATGAGGGGAGGGCATTAACCCCTTCACTGCTTGTATCCTGCTGACCACTGCCCTTCaaccctccccaccacccacccatGGGGCAGTGTCTCCTTCTGCACGTTCCTGGCGCATGAGTACCCCGACCTGGTGCACAAGATGATCATGATCAACGGCGGGGGCCCCACGGCACTGGAGCCCAGCTTCTGCTCCATCTTCAACATGCCCACGTGCGTCCTGCACTGCCTGTCACCCTGTCTGGCTTGGAGCTTCCTCAAGTGAGTGAGCTGGCCCTGCCCTGGCATCTCCCCAAGGTGGATGGGAGGGGAAGCTATATGGCTGGGGCTGGCATGGGGGCACCCCTGGTGGCTGAGCTGGTATGAGGGCTCCAGcagtgcctccccacccccagggctggcTTCGCCCGACAAGGGGCCAAAGAGAAGCAGCTGCTGAAGGAGGGCAATGCGTTCAATGTGTCTTCCTTTGTGCTTCGGGCCATGATGAGTGGCCAGTACTGGCCCGAGGGCGATGAGGTCTACCATGCCGAGCTCACCGTGCCCGTCCTGCTCGTCCATGGCATGCACGACAAGTTTGTGCCGGTGGAGGAAGACCAGCGCATGGCTGAGGTATGGCACTCCGGCCACCACACCCTTCAAATCCCCCTTGCACAGTCCAGGGGGACTCTGCCTTGTGCTCCAGCCCCAGGGACGTCAGAGCTTAGATGGAGAGTCAAAGGTGGACTCCAGAAAGTGGGGCTGCCTTGGACAGGTGGTAGGTTTATGTGCTGTCCCCACTGCACGTTAAAAGGCActcttcatgggacttccctggcggtccagtggttaggactccgtgcttccactgcagggggcacaggtttgatccatGGTGAGCGAACTAGGATCAGGGCTCGAGCCTgtatcccttgcattggcaggcagattcttaacaactgcgccagcagggaagtccctggagagaTTTTAAATTGTCACACTGTGGCGGGGGAGTGGGATGCTATTACTGGCCTCTAGTGGATCGAAAGCCAGagatgctgctcaacatcctacagtgcatGGAACAGTCCCCATCCCAGAGAATGATCCCACCCCAAATGGCATTAGTGCCCGggttgagaaatcctgctctGGACATatggtaggcacttaataaacggGGAATGAATGAATATCCAGTTGGGCTCCAGCAGGGTGACAGGCCATCTTCCAGATCCCCCTTGGGTGGAAGTGGAGGAATATAGGGTAGATTGCAAGAAGGACTTCCTGATGTTGGAGGCCATGCATagatgggggggcggggggcgtccCAGGGCAGCCTGGCCCCGAGCTCCGTCGTCCTGTCTCTGCCTGCCCTGAGCCCGCGTCCTCCGCAGATCCTGCTCCTGGCCTTCCTGAAGCTCATCGATGAAGGCAGCCACATGGTGATGCTGGAGTGTCCGGAAACAGTCAACACGCTGCTCCATGAATTCCTGCTCTGGGAGCCCGAGCCCTCGCCCAAGGCCCTGCCCGAGCCCCTGCCCACGCCCCCAGAGGAAAAGAAGTAGCCGCTGAGCTGGCAGGGTAGCGCTTAGTGAGCCGACGAGCCTGAGGAGGAGCCCGGAGCCGGAGTTGGGTCTGCCGCGCGGACCACCTACCTGGGCGGGCCGTTCGCTCCAGCGGGCGGGGTCAGGTCAGGGAGACGCCCCCCAGGCCGGCTGGGCAGGACGTGACGTTCGTGGGAGCCAGGTGGACACACCGCTCTCTGCTAGTCCTGCGGGACCCATCGGTTTTTCGGGGCCATAGCCGGGACCCCCGCGGAGGATGACCTTGTACAGAAGCCCCCTACCCCACAACGCCAGGGCCGAGGCAGGCCACCACCCCGCTCTCTGTCTTCCGTGTTCGCCGTGCTTGATCCTGGGACCCACGAGCCCCGCAGGGACCCTCGAGACCCCGCCCCAATGCCCGAGACCCCTTACCACCCCCCCATTCCTCGGCGCTGGGAGCTATTGTGGCCCAAGGAGGGAGGGTTTGGGAGGGGGCTGGCACCACCGAACCCGCACATCTCAACTTGTAACTCAATAAAAAGAAGTGACAATCTGAGCCTCCAGGCCTGTGTTGGGTGACCGCAGCGCGGGGccgccctgagcctcagtttccccaagtgCAGACTGAACTGAGTCGAGTGCCTCCCCCTCAGGGCTGGCCCACAGAGACTTGAGGATGTCGGCCCTCCAGGCTTTCTTCCCGAGTTCCCCTCCCTCCTCAAAATGCAGGGGCTACTTGGGCAGTATTTCCAGAGCAGAAGGCAGATAGGGGGTGAGCTCCCCGtccctggaggggaggaggagaaccAACTGAGGTCGATGCTGAAGTTGAGGTGAGGATCCGAGGACGGTTGCATCTGGTTACAGTAGCCATAATTGTGTCCGCTGTATGCAAAGCCCTGTGCCGAGTGCCTGACACCCATAGGTTCATTGAATCCCCTTCACTCCACACCACACAGCAAGTTAGTACCTCTTACTGTCCCTTTTTATCTTATAACTTGGTTTTGAGTTGCTTTTGTCACgaagatgatttttattttgaatctgtcttttttttttttgaatccagATTTCTCTGGATTTCCCTGCTCCATGGCTGTGCTCTTGGTCctctatattttattctaatgtATGTATATCTAGGTTTACCCGTGGTTTGTGTGGCCAGTGGGAGGAGATTTGTCCCCTCAGTTGCTGCACCTTTGGTCCTTTCCCCACTGGTTTGTGAGCCCACCTTTAATTTAAACCAGGGGTTCTTACAGGGGCACTGTTGTTGGTTGACAAATTCTGGAGATATGTTTGATTACCACAACTGGAGGGGGAGGTGCTCCCAGAATCTTGTGGGTGGAGCGCAGGCATGCTGCCTGACACCCTACGGTGCACAGGACGGCCCCCACTGCAAGGAGTAACTTGGTCTCAAAAGTCAGGAGGGCCAAGGTTGGGATACCCTGTGTTTTAGACAAATCCCACCTCTTCTGGGCCTCTTTTTTTGGCGGGGGAAGGGATGTCTCTGGATTCTTTCTGTTTGTGTATTCTTGGGAGATGGCatgatgtttggttttttttttttttaataaatttatttattttttttcggctgcattgggtcttcgttgctgcgtgcgagctttctctagttgcagcaagcaggggctgctcttcgttgcggtgtgcaggttcctcattgtggtggcttctcttgttgtggagcatgggctcttaggcacgcgggcttcagtagttgtggctcacgggctctagagcgcaggctcagtagttgtggcgcacgggcttagttgctctgcggcgtgtgggatcttcccggaccagggcttgaagccgtggcccctgcattggcaggcggattcttaaccaccgcgccaccagggaagttccagcatGCTGTTTTAATTGCTATCactttatcaagcacctacttgGTGTCTGGGAGGATTCATTGTCTTACACATGAGGAAAGGGAAGCTCGGAGTGAGGTTTCTTCAGCTCAGTTAAAATGGTAGAGCCCAGGCCCACTCCAGAGGCAGGAACCCTAATTACCATAGCAGCCAGAGTAGCCAGGGGCTCAGCGGTGGAGGCCAGGAGGCAGGTGGAACCTTAGCCCGCCCCCTGCAGGACCTGGTTCTCTGAGCCACGATGACAGGCAGGTGACGAACCCAATGAGGCAGCAGATCTCACCAAGTCCCTAAACCCACTGGACTGCTTTGAAGAAGCAAGTTCTGGAAAATTTAAATGATCCTGCCACCACCTCGCCAGGATAGTGGCTTGGCACTTACTGAAGCTCTTTGCATAAAGAGCAAAGAGGTTAGTGATGGGGTTAGGGATCCCATTTTATAGTGgaagaaacaggttcagagaagcAACACCAGGAGGCTCCAGTCACACAGTGATGCCAAGGAGGGCTGGCGTCTCACACCCACACCGCGATGAcctccccagctctgcccacccctCAATACACAAGTCGGTACCTCGAGAACATCCCCGGTACCTCGAGAACATCCTGACACCCGCCGCCTTCCCCCAGAGACTTTCCGCCTGCAGGGCTGCCTCTGGCTCAGTAGGGCTCTGAGCCAAACACTTTACCCCATGACGGTTTAATCAGATTTCCTCAGTGACCCCCTGAGGTAGAACCTCACACTTTCCCCATTGTGTACAACTGAGGACAGTGAGGCTCAGACAGAGAAAATGCTGgtccaaggtcccacagctgggAAGCAGCGAAACCTAACTCTTGAGCTGGGCAGATTCCCTTCATGTGGCTGAggaagcccccagcccagcctacATTGTGGGTCCCCTGTGTCAGGGAGATAAAAATGGACTCTGTTTGCCCAAACAGGACCAAAGTGCCAAAGCATTGGCATGTTTCAAAGCACCAGAGTGTTCCAAAGAACCTTCTGGTCTACTTGTTCTCCTCCCACATCCCCTTATTCTCCACCCATGACAGGGAGCTCACTACCTCTCCAGCAGTTCCATCTGTAATAAAGTCCTCCCTCAGCCCAAGGGAGAGATTGTCCTGCTGCTCCCCCACCAGCCTCCTGCAGCTGGAGACGGGGGGCTGCTCTCAGCGCGGGGAAGCTGGAACATTCAAACACCCTGATCTCGACCTAGGCTGGATGGCCAGTTCCCCAGTGCTCAGCCACGGGCCTGGATGTCCTGGGGCCGTAGCTCTCGCTCACCCTCAGCCAGGAAGACAAGGAGGGCACGGTGCAGCAGATGCACCCCCAAGCGGCGGCGCCGGGTGGGTGGCCAGCCAGCCACCACTCCATAGCAGTGTCCTTGCTTCTGGTTGGTCAGTGTCTGGATCCCTGGGGAGATTAGGGGTAAGGTCATGAAGGCAGCCTCCAGGAACCCCAGGCAGAAGTATGTGCCAGTAAACCCACTGGGTATTGCCCTCAAGCAGGGATAAACCAATGGAGCAAAATCTGTGCATGTGTAGGTACATAATTGGTGCTCAATAATtgctcattgaatgaatgaacagcccTGAGGGGCAAGGGGTGAGGGAATCAGTAGATCAAGTGCCCTTCATGtgacccccccccaaccccacaagCCAGGCACCTACCTAGAGCATCCACAAGACATGCTTCTCGAGTGTAAGCCTCCACAGCAACCACATGCTGGAAGCAATGCAGGGAGACAACACCACGACCACTGGCCCAAATGTCTAAGATCTGGCGCACCTTG
It encodes:
- the MRPL34 gene encoding large ribosomal subunit protein bL34m, with translation MAFSSRSVGRLLGPVSRSAALWGGRWLQPRAWLGLPDAWGLPAVQQTRGKARGNEYQPSNIKRKNKHGWVRRLSKPNGVQVILRRMHKGRKSLSH
- the ABHD8 gene encoding protein ABHD8, whose amino-acid sequence is MLTGVTDGIFCCLLGAPPNAVGPLESVESSDGYTFVEVKPGRVLRVKHAGPAPLPTPPPPLSDAAQGDQSGLVHCQRRITVYRNGRLLVENLGRAPRADLLHGQNGSGEPPAALEVELADPAGSDSRSGPGSAGSGSGGRRRRARRPKRTIHIDCEKRITSCKGAQADVVLFFIHGVGGSLAIWKEQLDFFVRLGYEVVAPDLAGHGASSAPQVAAAYTFYALAEDMRAIFKRYAKKRNVLIGHSYGVSFCTFLAHEYPDLVHKMIMINGGGPTALEPSFCSIFNMPTCVLHCLSPCLAWSFLKAGFARQGAKEKQLLKEGNAFNVSSFVLRAMMSGQYWPEGDEVYHAELTVPVLLVHGMHDKFVPVEEDQRMAEILLLAFLKLIDEGSHMVMLECPETVNTLLHEFLLWEPEPSPKALPEPLPTPPEEKK